A window from Vulpes lagopus strain Blue_001 chromosome 23, ASM1834538v1, whole genome shotgun sequence encodes these proteins:
- the HEYL gene encoding hairy/enhancer-of-split related with YRPW motif-like protein isoform X2 → MARPLSTPSPSQMQARKKRRGIIEKRRRDRINSSLSELRRLVPTAFEKQGSSKLEKAEVLQMTVDHLKMLHATGGTGFFDARALAVDFRSIGFRECLTEVIRYLGVLEGPSSRADPVRIRLLSHLNSYAAEMEPAPTPTGPLAFPAWPWSFFHSCPGLSAPSNQLTILGRVPGPILPSASSLAYPIPALRTPPVRRAAGAVLPARRNLLPSRGASSTRRARPLERPAAPLPVAPSIRAARSNHVAPLLRSSSPVPPGIVGSPTYVAVPATRPSSPGAAGRPGVLCPSWVSEITEIGAF, encoded by the exons ATGGCCAGGCCGCTGTCCACCCCCAGCCCTTCACAGATGCAAGCCAGGAAGAAACGCAGAGGG ATCATAGAGAAGCGGCGCCGGGACCGCATCAACAGCAGCCTTTCTGAGTTGCGGCGCTTGGTCCCCACCGCTTTTGAGAAACAG GGCTCCTCCAAGCTGGAGAAGGCTGAGGTCCTGCAGATGACAGTGGATCACTTGAAAATGCTCCACGCCACTGGTGGGACAG GATTCTTTGATGCCCGGGCCCTGGCGGTGGACTTCCGGAGCATCGGTTTTCGGGAGTGCCTCACCGAGGTCATCAGGTACCTGGGGGTCCTGGAAGGGCCGAGCAGCCGTGCAGACCCCGTCCGGATTCGTCTTCTCTCACATCTCAACAGCTACGCAGCCGAGATGGAGCCTGCTCCCACTCCCACTGGCCCCCTGGCcttccctgcctggccctggtCCTTCTTCCATAGCTGTCCTGGGCTGTCAGCCCCGAGCAACCAGCTCACCATCCTGGGAAGAGTGCCCGGTCCCATCCTCCCCAGCGCCTCCTCTCTGGCTTACCCCATCCCAGCGCTCCGAACCCCTCCTGTGCGCAGAGCCGCGGGCGCCGTCCTGCCAGCCCGGAGGAATTTGCTGCCCAGTCGAGGGGCATCTTCCACGCGGAGGGCCCGCCCCCTGGAGAGGCCAGCTGCCCCCCTGCCCGTGGCACCCAGCATCAGGGCTGCCAGGAGCAACCATGTGGCACCCCTCCTACGATCTTCTTCCCCCGTGCCCCCTGGCATCGTGGGGTCCCCCACTTATGTGGCCGTTCCTGCCACCAGGCCCTCTTCCCCGGGGGCAGCTGGGAGGCCAGGAGTGCTCTGCCCCTCCTGGGTCTCTGAAATCACTGAAATCGGGGCTTTCTGA
- the HEYL gene encoding hairy/enhancer-of-split related with YRPW motif-like protein isoform X1, giving the protein MKRPREPSGSDSESDGPIDVGREGELSQMARPLSTPSPSQMQARKKRRGIIEKRRRDRINSSLSELRRLVPTAFEKQGSSKLEKAEVLQMTVDHLKMLHATGGTGFFDARALAVDFRSIGFRECLTEVIRYLGVLEGPSSRADPVRIRLLSHLNSYAAEMEPAPTPTGPLAFPAWPWSFFHSCPGLSAPSNQLTILGRVPGPILPSASSLAYPIPALRTPPVRRAAGAVLPARRNLLPSRGASSTRRARPLERPAAPLPVAPSIRAARSNHVAPLLRSSSPVPPGIVGSPTYVAVPATRPSSPGAAGRPGVLCPSWVSEITEIGAF; this is encoded by the exons cCAGATGGCCAGGCCGCTGTCCACCCCCAGCCCTTCACAGATGCAAGCCAGGAAGAAACGCAGAGGG ATCATAGAGAAGCGGCGCCGGGACCGCATCAACAGCAGCCTTTCTGAGTTGCGGCGCTTGGTCCCCACCGCTTTTGAGAAACAG GGCTCCTCCAAGCTGGAGAAGGCTGAGGTCCTGCAGATGACAGTGGATCACTTGAAAATGCTCCACGCCACTGGTGGGACAG GATTCTTTGATGCCCGGGCCCTGGCGGTGGACTTCCGGAGCATCGGTTTTCGGGAGTGCCTCACCGAGGTCATCAGGTACCTGGGGGTCCTGGAAGGGCCGAGCAGCCGTGCAGACCCCGTCCGGATTCGTCTTCTCTCACATCTCAACAGCTACGCAGCCGAGATGGAGCCTGCTCCCACTCCCACTGGCCCCCTGGCcttccctgcctggccctggtCCTTCTTCCATAGCTGTCCTGGGCTGTCAGCCCCGAGCAACCAGCTCACCATCCTGGGAAGAGTGCCCGGTCCCATCCTCCCCAGCGCCTCCTCTCTGGCTTACCCCATCCCAGCGCTCCGAACCCCTCCTGTGCGCAGAGCCGCGGGCGCCGTCCTGCCAGCCCGGAGGAATTTGCTGCCCAGTCGAGGGGCATCTTCCACGCGGAGGGCCCGCCCCCTGGAGAGGCCAGCTGCCCCCCTGCCCGTGGCACCCAGCATCAGGGCTGCCAGGAGCAACCATGTGGCACCCCTCCTACGATCTTCTTCCCCCGTGCCCCCTGGCATCGTGGGGTCCCCCACTTATGTGGCCGTTCCTGCCACCAGGCCCTCTTCCCCGGGGGCAGCTGGGAGGCCAGGAGTGCTCTGCCCCTCCTGGGTCTCTGAAATCACTGAAATCGGGGCTTTCTGA
- the LOC121481056 gene encoding LOW QUALITY PROTEIN: proline-rich protein 36-like (The sequence of the model RefSeq protein was modified relative to this genomic sequence to represent the inferred CDS: inserted 1 base in 1 codon), translating to MGAPPRPHPRGARTSRPHSKLLTPSPPDPPPQTLLVSPKAGSVLLSGSAPEGAPHPSGLPAPGPRGRPAPLRPPSTRSPRAPRTPPASQHPVPEGAPHPSAFPAPGPRGRPAPLRPPSTRSPRAPRTPPPSQRHLSVSRPRGRGRVVTPRPESAHLSPRLCPVPAGRWMRPARPAWPPLRPLLRPPPPPTPVLVLAAARAASHTQVTTDQVKSSACPSGGGAGGLSAPDQHCRPQRPLLAQPCRPRWALLGPRQRSRRLRSLLAPWQRCRPLRSLLTPWHRCRPLRSLLAPWQRCRPLRSLLAPCHLCRPLRSLLALWHRCWPVRSWVAPCVCGQPSRAASGQRCRPPQSLLLLRPRRRPASSLSGQCCCPRRVPLASYQPRRSLLSQPSRPRGSLLGLSQPQQLVEAPEHPGPPKPSLLGPGQPCQQKRLLLGPEQSCQPLKSLLGPSQSCKPQPLLPIPERPSLLGRPGPPRWPLLGPPSQPRRSLLDLVXAYEPQLSLLALGRPCRPLRSRWTRSSTPAVARQAPSVSPGA from the exons ATGGGGGCGCCCCCACGGCCACATCCCCGAGGGGCCCGGACCAGCAGGCCTCACAGCAAACTCCTGACTCCCAGCCCCCCCGACCCTCCTCCCCAGACCCTCCTGGTCTCACCAAAGGCCGGCTCTGTCCTCCTGTCCGGCTCTGCGCCCGAGGGCGCCCCGCACCCCTCCGGCCTCCCAGCACCCGGTCCCCGAGGGCGCCCCGCACCCCTCCGGCCTCCCAGCACCCGGTCCCCGAGGGCGCCCCGCACCCCTCCGGCCTCCCAGCACCCGGTCCCCGAGGGCGCCCCGCACCCCTCCGCCTTCCCAGCACCCGGTCCCCGAGGGCGCCCCGCACCCCTCCGCCCTCCCAGCACCCGGTCCCCGAGGGCGCCCCGCACCCCTCCGCCCTCGCAGCGGCACCTATCCGTCAGCAGACCCCGTGGGCGCGGCCGCGTCGTCACCCCACGCCCGGAATCCGCGCACCTGTCCCCCCGCCTGTGCCCCGTCCCGGCCGGCAGGTGGatgcgcccggcccggcccgcgtgGCCTCCTCTGCGCCCCCTGCtccgccctcccccaccccccacccccgtccttgTCCTCGCGGCAGCCAGAGCGGCCTCGCACACGCAGGTCAC TACAGACCAAGTAAAGAGTAGCGCCTGCCCCagtggtgggggggcgggggggctttcAGCCCCAGATCAGCACTGCCGGCCACAGCGGCCACTCCTGGCTCAGCCTTGCCGGCCACGTTGGGCGCTCCTAGGCCCTAGGCAGCGCTCTCGCCGCCTGCGCTCCCTGCTGGCCCCCTGGCAGCGCTGCCGGCCCCTGCGTTCCCTGCTGACCCCGTGGCACCGCTGCCGGCCCCTGCGCTCTCTGCTGGCTCCCTGGCAGCGCTGCCGGCCCCTGCGCTCCCTGCTGGCCCCCTGCCACCTTTGCCGGCCCCTGCGCTCCCTGCTGGCCCTCTGGCACCGCTGCTGGCCCGTGCGGTCATGGGTGGCCCCCTGTGTCTGTGGCCAGCCCAGCAGGGCAGCCTCAGGACAGCGGTGCCGACCCCCACAGTCACTCCTCTTGCTGCGTCCCCGCCGCCGGCCTGCCAGCTCACTTTCAGGCCAATGCTGCTGTCCCAGGAGGGTGCCCCTAGCCTCATACCAGCCCCGGAGGTCCCTCCTGAGTCAGCCTAGCCGCCCCAGGGGGTCCCTGCTGGGCCTCAGTCAGCCCCAGCAATTAGTTGAAGCCCCAGAGCACCCTGGCCCCCCAAAACCTTCCCTCCTGGGCCCTGGACAGCCGTGCCAACAAAAGCGGCTGCTCCTTGGCCCAGAGCAGTCCTGCCAGCCCCTGAAGtccctcctgggccccagccagTCCTGCAAACCCCAGCCTTTGCTCCCCATCCCTGAGCGCCCGTCGCTCCTGGGCCGGCCAGGCCCACCCCGCTGGCCCCTCCTGGGGCCCCCAAGCCAGCCACGGCGGTCACTGCTGGACCTGG CGGCCTATGAGCCACAGCTATCACTTCTGGCCCTGGGCCGGCCCTGCAGGCCCCTGAGGTCACGATGGACTCGATCCTCCACCCCTGCAGTGGCCCGCCAGGCCCCATCCGTCAGTCCCGGAGCCTGA